DNA from Mesorhizobium loti R88b:
CATCGCGCCCTATGTCAACCTGCCACAGGTGAGCGCCGCCTATGCACGGCTGCTGCGCCAGCCGGACCAGGCAGCACCGCTCGATGTCCAGTATGTCTGGCGCTCGGCCTCACTGTCGCTCTGGCTGCGGCAAGTCCAGCACAGCGAGAGTCCCGCATGATGCCTCGCAACCAGCCACTCGCCACCTACCTTGATAATCCGCCTTCGCCTGGCGGGATGGTCAGAAAGTGCCATTTTTACCGGGCGTACGGCCTGACCGTCGCGTCCGATGTGGCCTTGCCCGAGCTGGAGCCGGCGGAACCGGCGGAGCCGGATATCCTGATCGCCATCGGCACGATCGACATGCCGAAGCCTTCGCCCGAGGCCGCTACGATCTTCCGCTTCGAGCCGGACCGGCAATATCTGGCGTGGCATGCCGTCGGCGCCTTCCTGATCAGCGATTTCAGCCGCATCGACATCGAGCCAGCGCCCGGCGTCGATGACGCGCTGCTCGCCTTCCCGTTGCTGGGACCGGTGTTGGCGCTGCTGCTGCACCAGCGTGGCCTGCTCGTCCTGCATGCCAGCGCCATCGCGGTGGCCGGCAAGGGCGCCATCTTCATGGGCGACAAGGGCGCCGGCAAATCGACGACGGCAAGCGCGCTGATCCGGGCCGGGCATGATCTGCTTACCGACGATGTCGTGGCGCTCGATCTCGCCAAACCGGACGCGCCGATGATCGTTCCGGGCTTTCCGCAGATCAAGCTTGCCGCCGACGCCGCGGCCGCGATTTCGCTGGGGCAAGCGGAGGTGCGGCCGCAAGTGCATCCGGCGATCGAGAAGATGCAACATCGCCTGCACGGCGCCTTCTCCGGCGGCACGGTGCCGGCGACCAGGATCTATGTCCTCGAGCGCGGCCAAAGAGCCGCGGTTACGGCCTTGCCCGGCATCGCCGCCTTGCCGGCGATCATCAAATTTTCCTACGTGACGCGGTTCGGCCGCGCGGCGCTGTCTGGCGATTTCGCGGCGCTGCATTTTCGCCAATGTTCAGCAATCGCTAACCATGTCGGCGTGTTCCGGCTGGAAGTTCCGGCCGGCCTCGACAGGATTGGCGAGGCCGTGGAGTTGGTCGAAACCGATCTCGCAGCCGGGGATCTGGCGGCCGGGAGTCTGGCAGCCAAGGATCTGGCGGCTGGCCGTCGGCAGCGGTGAGCGCAATCATGGCGAAGCCTTCAATCCTCCGTCTGTCGCTGTTTCGCGATGTCGCCGCGCTCGGCGCCGTCATTGCCCAGATCGGCGGCCGGCGAACCTGGACGGCGCTGCTGTTCCTGATCCTCGGCAGCCTGACGGAAGGCATTTCCATCCTGCTTTTGGTGCCGCTGCTGCACCTGGTCGGGCGCGCCGACCAGGATTTCGCGGTGCGGTTGCCGAACAACGATTTCGTGCGCTGGTTGGTGCCGGACGGAACGCTGCAACTGACGACGGTGCTGTGCGCGCTGGTCGGGCTTGTTGCCGTGCAGGCCGCGTTCAACCGCTTCAAGTCGGTTTACATGGCCAGGCTTCTCTTCGATTTCATCAACCGCTTGCGCATGAACCTGTTCGAAAGCATCGGCAAGGCGCGCTGGGGCGTGTTCTCGCGCATGCGTAGCTCGGATCTCGACCATGCCCTGACCGGCGACATCGACCGCGTCCAGGGCGCCGCCTTCTCGCTGCTCATGCTGGTGCAGATATCAGTGCTGCTGGTGGGCTATCTCGTGATCTCGATGTTCATCTCGCCTGTCATGACGGCGTTTGCCATCGTCATCGGCATCGTGATGTTCATAGCGCTGCAGCCGTTTCGCGCGCGCGCCACCGCCTTTGGCCGGGTCCTGACGACCAATCGCCAGGATCAGTACCGCACGGTCTCGGAGTTCCTCGGTGGCATCAAGGTGGCCAAGAGCCTGAATGTCGAGGCCAGCTATTTCGCGCAACTGCAGGCAACGCTCGAAAAGATGAAGGCCGACAACATCAACTATGTCAGCAACAGCTCGATCGGCACCGCCGTGTTCCAGGTGGCGAGCGTCGTCGGCTTGAGCCTGTTCATCTATGTGGCGCTGGTCCGGTTCAACCTGTCGCTGGCCGAGATTGTCGTGCTGCTGCTGGTTTTCATGCGCATCGCGCCGCGCTTCATGGACATGCAGACGCAGGCCCAGCAGGTGCTGATCAACCTGCCCGCCTATACGGCCATGCGCAGCCTGCAGGCCCGTTTCGACGCCGAGCGCGAGCCGGGCCATGCCGAATCGGAAGATTCGCAAAAGCTGTCGCTCGATACCGGACTGAACATTCGCGGCGTCTCCTTCGACTACGACGGCGCCGGCAAGGCGGTGGTGAGCGATATCACCTTCGGCCTTCCCTCGGGCAAGGTCACCGCCCTGATCGGGCCCTCGGGATCGGGCAAGAGCACGATCGCCGACGTGCTGCTTGGCCTGCTCGAGCCGACCACCGGCAAGATCCTTGTCGACGGCGTCGAGATCGATGCCAGCAATCGCCGGCGCTGGCGTAACCAGGTCGCCTATGTGCCGCAGGACGTGTTCCTGCTGCATGACACGATCGCGGCGAACCTGCGTCTTGCCGCGCCGCAAGCCAGCGACGACGATTTGTGGACCGCATTGCGTGCCGCTCATGCCGGCGAATTCGTCGAACGGCTCGATCATCGGCTGGATACGGTGGTCGGCGACCGTGGCGTGCGCCTCTCAGGCGGCGAGCGCCAGCGCATCGCGCTGGCGCGTGCGCTGCTGCGCAAGCCGTCGCTGCTCATCCTCGACGAGGCGACTAGCGCACTCGACTGGCAGAACCAGTCACTGATAGCCCGGTCGATCGACGGATTGCGCGGCACGATGACCATACTGACCATCGCGCACCGGCCATCGATGATCGCCTTCGCCGACTGGGTGGTGGCGATGGAAGACGGCCGTGTCGTGGAAGTCGGGCAGTATCAGCGACTGAAGGCGAAGCCGGCGAGCCGGCTGTCCAAGATGCTGTCGGGAGAACAGTCGGAAACCGAACCCGCCAATGTGGCCTGAAGCCAGGTCATATCCCCGTGGAAACTAATGCAGGCTGCGCCTTGCACTGCCCAGCTTCTCGCCTTCCGAAACGTCGGGTGAGCTCAGCTTTCTTTCGGCCTCGCGCGCCATGTCGGCCGGCGTCGGCGCGCTCCTGGCGATCATGGCATAGACTAGGACGAAATAGCCGGCCTGAATGACCACGGCGCAGATGATGACACGCAGCAGTGTCGTGCCTATCGACGCGCCGCCAAGCCAGGACCAGGCGACGACGATCGCAAGAGCGAAAACCATCCCGACGATGAATTTTGGAAGTGACATACCCAACAGCCCATAAACCGGCTCGGGTTATATCCAACGATAGCCCCACCCGAGCGCCGTCCCTTGTTACGCGGGCTTGTAAGGATGCCCGCTATCGACCGGTTGCTTCCGGCCTTTCAACCTGTCGCCACTCTGACAGGTATAATTTGCAATTCTATTAAGGCGAGCAGAGGGCGGCAAGGGCAACCGCACATATTTTTGATTGAGCTTACGCGATCGACTCTGCCATGCTGCAATGCACACTACCACAATTCACTCAACCTGAAGCGGCTATGTTTTTTCAGTACAATCCACAATATTAAGTAGTATTTTATGCTAATCGTCGCGAACTTCGCACCTTCCTAAAGCACTAAAATGTACCATTCCGGACCGCCGAGAACGGCTTGCCCAAAAATCGCCCCAAAAAGATCCTTATTTTTTTCCACTTGCCCATTTATTGTCACAAATGTGCTAAGCATCCCGAAAAATGTGCATCGCTAGCTTATAATTTAGTCAATTCATGACGTGACTATTTCAAGGGTCTGGGAAATTGTGTGTTGCGCTGCAGCATTTTTTTGATATCTTTGTGGTGAACCATTCGTTCAACGCATGGAGTTTCCGCATGAGGGATATTGCCAAGTCGGCCACGGCGGACTTTTCGCAGCCTGACACCGACTTTCCGCCGCCAATCGGCGGCCTCATCAAGCGCAGCTTCGATATTGCCGGTTCGCTGGCTGGTTTGATTGCTCTCAGCCCGCTGTTTGTGATGATAGCGCTGCTGGTCAAGTTTTCCGACGGTGGATCGATTTTCTACGGTCATCGGCGAATCGGTCGCGGCGGACGGATTTTTCCGTGCCTGAAGTTCCGCACCATGGTTCCGGACGGCGACAAGGTGCTGGCTGCCTACCTTGCCACCAATCCGGACGCCAATGCGGAATGGGTGGCTACCCGCAAATTGAAGAACGATCCGCGCGTCACCCGTGTCGGCGCGGTGTTGCGCAAGCTTAGCCTCGATGAACTGCCGCAGATCATCAACATCCTGCAGGGCGACATGAGCCTTGTCGGGCCTCGTCCGGTGGTGCGCGACGAGCTGGAAATCTACGGCAGTGCCGCCGTGTACTATCTGAAGTCGCGGCCCGGCCTGACCGGCCTGTGGCAGGTCAGCGGCCGCAACGACGTCTCCTACGACAGCCGTGTCGCCTTCGATCGCCACTATGTCGAGAATTGGTCGCTGTTCGGCGACGTGCGCATCATCATCAAGACTGTGCCGGCCGTCTGGATGTCACGCGGCTCTTACTGACCGGCCGCCGGCACCAGGCATCCGGCGGCAAGCTCATCGGGCGATGGGGCTAAAACGGATCGGAACGTTCAGTTGAAAACAGACATGTTCGAAGCCTTTGGCAGCGGCCCTCTTTCCGGCCGCTCCCGGCTCATGGCCACGTGCCTTGCGGTGTCGCTCGCTTTTCTTCCCCAGATCGCCATATCAGGCGAATACCAGCTCGGCTCGCAGGACAAGCTCACCATCCGGATCGCCGAATGGCAGACCGTGGAAGGTACGTTCCGTGACTGGTCGGCGGTGAACGGTGAATACACGGTCGGTCCGGGCGGAACGCTGTCGGTGCCTTTCGTCGGCGAGTTGCCGGCGGCCGGCAAGACCACGGCGGAAGTCGCGGCCGCGATCGGCGAAGCGCTGCAGCACAAGCTCGCTCTGTCGGACAAGCCCGAAGCCTCGGTCGAGATGGCGCAATTCCGCCCGTTCTATATTTCCGGCGAGGTGCAGAACCCCGGCCAATTTCCCTTTGTGCCCGATCTGACGGTGCTGAAGGCGATCAGTGTCGCCGGCGGCATCAGGCGCAACACCGATTACGGCCCGCAGCTCGGCAAGGACCTGGTCACCGCCAAGGGCAATTTCGATATTTCCGACGACCAGCGCGTCCGGTTGATCGTCAGGCGCGCCCGCATCGATGCCGATCTGGCCGGCAAGGCGAGCTTCGAGGCGCCGCAGGAGGTCCAGAGCGACCCAAGGCTGCCGACCATCGTCGCCGACGAGATGACGATCCTAACGGCGGACCAGAAGGCGCTGAAGCTGAAGCTCGAGGCGCTCGACGATCTCAAGGGCGTTCTGCAGGCCGAAATCGAATCGCTGCAAAAGAAGATCGTCAACCAACAGAAGCAGGTCGATCTGGCACAGCAGCAGCTCGCCAGCATCGGTCCGCTGGCGCAGAAGGGCCTTGTCGCCAATTCGCGGCTCCTGGATTCGCAGCAGTCCGTCACCGACCTGCAGGGCAAGATCCTGGACTATGAGACAGCCATCCTCACCGCCAAGCAGTCGATCAGCAAGGCGACGCAGGACGCCATCGATGCCCAGAACACCTTGAGTTCCACCCTCGCCGCCGACCGGCAGCAGACCGAGGCCGACCTGAACGAGGCCGCGCTGAAAGTGAACATGCAGAAAGGCCTGATCGCCCAGGCCAGCGATCCCTCGACGACGGCCGCCATCACCAACGACCAGCAGCCCACTCTCGTCTATTCGCTGGTGCGCAATGTCGATGGCAAGACCAGCGAAATCACCGCCAAGGAAGACACGCCGGTGCTGCCTGGCGACGTGATCAAGGTCAAGATAGCGCCGCTGGCCAGCCAGTAGGATTTCGAAAAAGAGCATCGAGCGTTCGCAGGCGTTTTGAAGAAGACAGGTCTCGCGGGCGCGCAAGCCCACTGTCCATCGAAGACCACGTATTACCCTCGCTGATAATCCTGCCTGCGTGACGATACCGTCGCGGGCGAACGAAGAGATGGCGTCGTGAACGTCTACCGCATTCGAAGATATTTGAAGGGTTCGATCTTCACGCTCGTCTGGAGGATGAGAGGCATAAAAATTGCCGATCGGGTTTCCGTGCTGGGGACGGCGCCTCACATCGCCGGCAAAGGCGGAATTGAATTTGGCTCGCTTGTTTCATTTCGCGGTTTCGGATCGCGCTCCTGGTTTCATGTGTCGGGCAAAGGCAAGCTGTCTATCGGTTCGAGATCGTTCATCAACAGCGGCGTCATGATCGATGCCGCGCTCCGTGTAAGCATAGGGAAAAACTGTCTTATTGGGGATTGCGTCGTCATCCAGGATTCGAACTATCACGAGATCGACGAAGGCTCGGGCGTCAAGACCAAAGCCGTTCTCATCGGCGATAATGTCTGGATCGGTCGAAATTCCATAATTCTGCCCGGTGTCGAGCTTGGCGACCACAGCGTCATTGGCGCCGGATCGGTCGTCACCAAGAGCGTTCCCCCGCGAAGCCTTGTGGCAGGAAATCCTGCCCGGGTCCTGCGCGAGGTCGTGGCATCCCCCGACTACATCCGTACTTGATCCCTATCGCTCAAAGCCGCTACGCGCCTTGGTCGGAACCGATTAGCCGGGCAATGCCGACTTCTCCGCGCCACCGGGTTCCATGAAGCCGACCCGCGCCCATCGCGTGCGGGTAACAGGCACGCGCGCCAGTTTGAAGTGACTGTAATAGAGCAAGAACGAGCCCATTATGTAGGGGTTGAGGATATCGACCTCGACGAATGACCTGATCACCAACAGCACCATCACGCCTGCAAGGATCACCGGCTCGGTCTGCCATGTTCTGAAGATCACCGCGGTGACATGGCCGACCAGCGTGCGCAGGATAATCAGCGAAATCATCACCGCGCCAACGAAGCCAAGTTCGACGAGGGCTTCGATATAGGTGTTATGGAAATGAAAGCCCGTGCGCGAGGTTATGTAGAATTCGTTCCAGAGCCGCTCGGCTTCGGCAAAACCCTGTACCCAGTAGGCTCCATAGCCGACACCAAGGATCGGGGATCGCTGCGCGGTGGTCCAGCCCTGGTCCCAGAGATAGGTCCGCCCCGTAAGCGTCGAATCCTTGCCGAAAAT
Protein-coding regions in this window:
- a CDS encoding sugar transferase; this translates as MRDIAKSATADFSQPDTDFPPPIGGLIKRSFDIAGSLAGLIALSPLFVMIALLVKFSDGGSIFYGHRRIGRGGRIFPCLKFRTMVPDGDKVLAAYLATNPDANAEWVATRKLKNDPRVTRVGAVLRKLSLDELPQIINILQGDMSLVGPRPVVRDELEIYGSAAVYYLKSRPGLTGLWQVSGRNDVSYDSRVAFDRHYVENWSLFGDVRIIIKTVPAVWMSRGSY
- a CDS encoding polysaccharide biosynthesis/export family protein; amino-acid sequence: MFEAFGSGPLSGRSRLMATCLAVSLAFLPQIAISGEYQLGSQDKLTIRIAEWQTVEGTFRDWSAVNGEYTVGPGGTLSVPFVGELPAAGKTTAEVAAAIGEALQHKLALSDKPEASVEMAQFRPFYISGEVQNPGQFPFVPDLTVLKAISVAGGIRRNTDYGPQLGKDLVTAKGNFDISDDQRVRLIVRRARIDADLAGKASFEAPQEVQSDPRLPTIVADEMTILTADQKALKLKLEALDDLKGVLQAEIESLQKKIVNQQKQVDLAQQQLASIGPLAQKGLVANSRLLDSQQSVTDLQGKILDYETAILTAKQSISKATQDAIDAQNTLSSTLAADRQQTEADLNEAALKVNMQKGLIAQASDPSTTAAITNDQQPTLVYSLVRNVDGKTSEITAKEDTPVLPGDVIKVKIAPLASQ
- a CDS encoding serine kinase is translated as MMPRNQPLATYLDNPPSPGGMVRKCHFYRAYGLTVASDVALPELEPAEPAEPDILIAIGTIDMPKPSPEAATIFRFEPDRQYLAWHAVGAFLISDFSRIDIEPAPGVDDALLAFPLLGPVLALLLHQRGLLVLHASAIAVAGKGAIFMGDKGAGKSTTASALIRAGHDLLTDDVVALDLAKPDAPMIVPGFPQIKLAADAAAAISLGQAEVRPQVHPAIEKMQHRLHGAFSGGTVPATRIYVLERGQRAAVTALPGIAALPAIIKFSYVTRFGRAALSGDFAALHFRQCSAIANHVGVFRLEVPAGLDRIGEAVELVETDLAAGDLAAGSLAAKDLAAGRRQR
- a CDS encoding acyltransferase, which produces MNVYRIRRYLKGSIFTLVWRMRGIKIADRVSVLGTAPHIAGKGGIEFGSLVSFRGFGSRSWFHVSGKGKLSIGSRSFINSGVMIDAALRVSIGKNCLIGDCVVIQDSNYHEIDEGSGVKTKAVLIGDNVWIGRNSIILPGVELGDHSVIGAGSVVTKSVPPRSLVAGNPARVLREVVASPDYIRT
- a CDS encoding ABC transporter ATP-binding protein, which codes for MAKPSILRLSLFRDVAALGAVIAQIGGRRTWTALLFLILGSLTEGISILLLVPLLHLVGRADQDFAVRLPNNDFVRWLVPDGTLQLTTVLCALVGLVAVQAAFNRFKSVYMARLLFDFINRLRMNLFESIGKARWGVFSRMRSSDLDHALTGDIDRVQGAAFSLLMLVQISVLLVGYLVISMFISPVMTAFAIVIGIVMFIALQPFRARATAFGRVLTTNRQDQYRTVSEFLGGIKVAKSLNVEASYFAQLQATLEKMKADNINYVSNSSIGTAVFQVASVVGLSLFIYVALVRFNLSLAEIVVLLLVFMRIAPRFMDMQTQAQQVLINLPAYTAMRSLQARFDAEREPGHAESEDSQKLSLDTGLNIRGVSFDYDGAGKAVVSDITFGLPSGKVTALIGPSGSGKSTIADVLLGLLEPTTGKILVDGVEIDASNRRRWRNQVAYVPQDVFLLHDTIAANLRLAAPQASDDDLWTALRAAHAGEFVERLDHRLDTVVGDRGVRLSGGERQRIALARALLRKPSLLILDEATSALDWQNQSLIARSIDGLRGTMTILTIAHRPSMIAFADWVVAMEDGRVVEVGQYQRLKAKPASRLSKMLSGEQSETEPANVA